The Anoplolepis gracilipes chromosome 14, ASM4749672v1, whole genome shotgun sequence genome includes a window with the following:
- the Dlc90f gene encoding dynein light chain Tctex-type — MEDAQEELQFVVDDVSNIIKEAIEVSIGGNAYQHNKVNQWTSNVVEACLGNLTKLQKAYKYIVTCTIMQKNGAGLHTASSCYWDNATDGSCTVRWENKTMYCIVSVFGLAL; from the exons ATGGAGGATGCACAAGAAGAG TTACAATTTGTGGTAGATGATGTAAGCAACATCATCAAAGAAGCAATTGAGGTATCAATAGGAGGCAATGCGTATCAGCataataaagttaatcaaTGGACCTCAAATGTTGTAGAAGCATGTTTAGGCaatcttacaaaattacagaaggcgtataaatatattg TAACTTGTacaattatgcaaaaaaatggaGCTGGACTTCATACTGCGAGCTCATGTTACTGGGATAATGCTACTGATGGAAGCTGCACGGTACGCTGGGAAAATAAAACTATGTATTGCATTGTGTCCGTTTTCGGACTGGCtctttag